The nucleotide sequence TTGATAATCTCTTAGTTTATCAACAATAATTTCAACTTTACTTCTTTTTTCACCCATAATAAAATAAAATTCATCTAAAGTAGGAATATGATGTTTTTCCATATGTTTTTTTATTACAGGAGATTCTTCTAAATCTTTTAAAGTCATTGGGATAGTTAATTTTTCTATCTCTTTTTCAAGAGAATCTTTACCAAGTCTTATATTTTCTTCCCATTTCTTTTCTTTCAACCATTTTCTAATTTTACTTTTTGCCCCTTGAGTAACAACTATATCAAGCCAGTCATTACCAGGTCCTTTGGCACTTTTAGAAGTTATAATTTCAACTCTGTCACCACTTTTTAATTTATAATCAAGTGGAACAATATCTCCATTTACCTTAGCTCCGATACATTTGCAACCTACTTCAGAGTGGATAGCAAAAGCAAAGTCAATAGGAGTGGCTCCAGTTTTTAATTCTAAGATATCTCCTCTTGGAGAAAAGGCAAATATTGTTTCCTCGATTATATCTCCAGTTATAGAGGTAACAAAATCTTTTGCACTGTCAGCTTCTTTATTAAGCTCTATAATATCTCTAAGCCAAGAATAAACTTTATCTTTTTTACCAACTTTTACTTTTTCTTTATAACTCCAGTGAGCTGCAACCCCTTCTTCAGCTATCCTATCCATCTCTTCAGTTCTTATTTGAATTTCTACAAATTTTCCTTCAGGTCCAACTATTGTAGTGTGGATAGATTGATAGTTATTAGATTTTGGCACAGCGATATAGTCTTTAAATCTTCCAGGAACAGGACTAAATTGTTCGTGGATAACTCCAAGAGTGTGATAACAAGTTGTCACATCTTTAACAATAATTCTAATTCCCATAAGGTCATAAAGGTCATCATAACTTCTATGTTTTTCATAAACTTTTTTATAAATACTATAATAATGCTTAAATCTTCCTTTTATATTTCCTTCGATTTCAGCTTTTTTCAAAAGCCCAGATATAATATTTTCTACATCTTTTATATATTCATCTCTTTCTTCTTTTTTGGAATTGACAAAATCTCTTACTTCAACATATTTTTCTGGATAGATATACATAAAACATAAATCTTCCAATTCAGATTTGATTTTTGCCATTCCAAGTCTATGAGCAAGAGGAGCGTATATAGCTAAAGTTTCTTTTGAAACTCTAAGTTGTTTTTCTTCTGGTACAAAATTTAGAGTTTTCATATTGTGAAGTCTATCAGCTAATTTTATTATGATAACTCTTATATCTTTTGACATAGCAAGCATCATTTTTCTAATGCTTTCATCTTGTTGTTTAGTACCATTAGGTAATTTTTTTAATTTTGTAACCCCATCTACTAAGTTAGCAACAGATTCTCCAAAATTATATTTTATATCAGCAATAGTTATAAAAGTATCTTCAACAATATCATGTAAAATCCCAGCTATTATAGAATCAGTATCCATTCCCATATCAATTATTATTTTTGCAACTTGGACTGGATGTAAAATATAATTATCTCCTGATTGTCTAAACTGACCAACATGAGCTTCTTCAGCAAAAGAAAAAGCTAGTTTTATTTTTTCTATATCAACATCAAGATTTTTCTTTTTAATTTCCTCTAAAATTCCGTTTAAATAATCCATATTTCCCCTCTTTCTAAAAGCTCTCTAATACTCCATCAGTGTAAAGATATCATATCCTTCGAATTTTTTAGTGCTATCAAATTCCTCTTTTAAATCTATTAAGAAACAGATTCCTACAACTTCACCACCAAGTTCTTCTATAAGTTTTATAACAGCTTGAGTAGTTCCTCCAGTAGCTAAAAGGTCATCAATGATAACAACTTTTTGTCCAGCTTTTATAGAATCTTTATGTATTTCTAAAGTATTTTTTCCATATTCTAAATCGTAGTCAAAAGATATAACTTCTCTTGGTAATTTTCCAGGTTTTCTAACTGGAACAAATCCAATTCCTAAGTTATATGCCACAGGACTTCCAAATATAAATCCTCTTGATTCAGGTCCAACTATAACATCAGCTCCTTTTTCTTTTGCAAAATTAGAAAATTCATCAATGGCACTTTTAAAAGCCTCTCCATTTTGAATAAATGAAGTGATGTCTCTAAAAGTTACACCTTCGATTGGAAAATCTTTTATTGAAGTTATATATTTTTTATAATCTATTTTATTCATCTTTTTCTCCTAATAATTTAATATATTTTTTATCTAGTTTCCCCTGTGGAGAAACAAATCTTAAAACTGAATCTCTCTCTTTATATTTTTTTAGTTTTTGCTCAAGGGTTGCTAAAAGAATATAAAGTTCATCGTTTCCATTTTGTGTGACAATATATCTTTTTAATTCTTTTTCAAGACTCTCTAAATCTTTAGATATTTTTTCTTTAAAAGTAAAATATAATGTCATAGCATTGGAATCACTATAATATTTATTTGAAATGTTATATAAAACTTTTGATAACTCTTGATAATCTTTTTCTTTTAAAAGAAAATTCAGATATGTTTCGTAGTAAGTTTTATCAAAAGATTGAATATTGTTTTCTAAATTTTTTAAATAATTTCTAGCTTCTTCTTTTTTGTTAGTTTTTATCAAAAGAAAAACTTTTAATTTTTTAGATTCTAAATCTAATTCATTATCATAAAGTTTATTTAAGTATTTAAGTGAATTTTTATAATCCCCTTTTAGATAATAGATATAACTTATATTTCTATTTATATCTGTTGAATATTCTGTTTCTTTAAGGGCTTTTTTATAATATTTAATCCCATTGGAGTAATCTCCAAGTTTTGTGTAGGTTTCTCCAATTTCTTCATAAAGGATAGCGGATTTTTTATCTTTTTTTAGAGCTTCCTTATAAAGAGCCAAAGCTTTGGAATATTCTCCAATCTTTTTTAAATTTATTCCCTTTATAATAAGGTATTCTGGTTTTATAGTTTCATAACTATTTTTCTCTACACTAGAACACCCTAAAATGAAAAGTGAAAATATAAAAATAAAACTATTTTTTATTGGCTTCAATAAGTTCTTTTTCTTCAGTAGAGTTATTTTCTTCAAGTTCATCATCTTCATCATAATTTACTCCCGGAGTAATAACTCCACCAGAAACAATAAGTTTGATAGCTTCTTCGATACTCATATCCAACTCTTTGACATCTTCTTTTGGTACACAGATAAACATACCAGAAGTTGGATTTGGAGAAGTAGGTATAAAGATATTATGAAACTCTTTACCATAAGCATCTTTTAAAATAAAATTGTCTTCTGCAGTTAAAAAACCGATACTATAAATTCCTTTTCTTGGATATTCAACAACGATAACCTTTTTATATCCAGGATTTTTTTGAGAAGAAATAAGTTTTACTATTTGTTTCATAGTGGTATAGATTTGTTTGATGATTGGTAGTTTACATATAAGGTTATCTATACCTTTTCTTATCTTTTTACCAACAATATTTTTTGTTATCACTCCTACAAAAACAATTGAAAGCAAAATAATAAGTAAATATACTCCATATACTATATATACAACTTTTTCATTTTCTTGAAATCCAAAATAATATATAAATTTATTTATAATTTTAACTAAAAATGAATTTGTAGTCAATGAAATAACAAGATTTATAATCCAATTCAGTATAAAAATTGTTAAAAAAATTGGTAGAACTACTATCATTCCTGCATAAAAATGATTTCTTATTCCTCTTGGCATATGTCCTCTTCACTTTCCTTTTTAGTTAAAAGAACTTTTGACACTCTAATTTTATCAATCTCCAAAACTTTTAATTCTACATTTTCAATATTGATGACGTCTCCTATCTCTGCCATCTCATTTAACTCATTTAAAATAAGTCCACCTAGACTATCATAATCATCTGATTCTGGTAGATGAATATTAAGAGTTTTGTTAAGTTCTTCTACATCTATCATACAATCAACTTCATAAACATTTTCAGATATTTGTTTTATATTATCTTTTTCGTCAGAGTCATATTCATCTCTAATATCTCCAAAAATTTCTTCGATGACATCTTCAATAGTAACAACTCCAACAGTTCCACCATATTCATCAACAGCTATTGCCATATGAATATGTTCTTTTTTAAAATCTTCTAATATACTAAGTACAGATTTAGTTTCTGGTATAAAGAAAGCTTTTCTAATAAAATCCTTTACAGGAGAATTTATTTTTCCCTCTTTTACAGCTACTAATAAATCTTTTACATATAGTATACCTATAATATCATCAATCCCTTCGTTATAAACTGGTATTCTTGAAAATCCATAAGAGATAACTTGGTCGATAATCTCTCCAACTTTTTCATCACCATTTACTGCATAAACAGAAGTTCTAGGAGTCATTACTTCTCTAGCTAGAGTATCTCCAAAAGTAACGATTGATTCAATCATATTTTTTTCTTCAGCTTCTATTACTCCCTCTGCTTTTCCAACATTTACATAGGAGATAATATCTTGCTCTGTTATTTTCATAACATTATCACTTATATCTATTCCAATTATTCTACTTATTAATTTTGAAATCATAGTAAGAACAAATATAAATGGTTTAGTTAATTTTGTCAGTAGATATATTGGTAAAATAACTTTTTTAGATATCTCAGTAGAATGACTTTTAGCTATTATTTTTGGAGTAATTTCACCAAAAATTAAAATGATAACAGTCATAATAAGTGTTGATATTAAAACAGATTGATTTTGTGATTCTATTCCTCTTTGAGATAAAAATTTTGTAATAAGAGCAGTAGCAAGTGATGTAGAGAAAATATTAACAATATTATTTCCAAGTAAAAGTCCTGTTAATATCTCTGTTGGTTTTTTAAGCCACTGTTTTAATAGCTCTCCCTTTTTAGGACTTTTCTCTGCTATTTCTTCTAAATGAATACTGCTAAAAGCTGTAAGGGCTGTTTCTGCTGCTGAAAAAAATCCAGATAACAAAATTAAAATTACTAGTAAAATCAAATCCCGATACGTGTCCAATTAATAATACACCTTCCCCCTAATTATTCAACTATAAAAAGTCTATCTCCCTTTTGCACAATTTCTCCATTTTCAACTAAAATTTTTGTAACAGTTCCAGAAAAATTTGAAACAACATCGTTCATCATCTTCATAGCTTCGATGATACAAACAGTATCTCCTTTATTTATCGAATCTCCCTCTTGAACAAAGTGAGGTTCTCCTGGAGCTGGTGATCTGTAGAAAGTTCCTGCCATAGGAGCTATAATTATATTTCCTTTTATTTTATCCTCTTTTTTAGAAGTAGGAGCAGTTTTTGGAGCTACACTATTAACAGCTTGTGGAATGTAAGTAGCTGTATTTATAACTTCTCTTTTTACTTCTTTTTTTAGAGTTATTTTTTCATCACCTTTTTCTAAGGTAATTTCATTTAATGAGTTTTCATTAATTTTTTTTGCTAGTTCTTCTATTAATTCTAAACTTATATTTTCCATTATTACTCCTTGTTAATTACTTCCTATTATTCTTAATTCTTTTACGCCTTCTATTTCACTTATAAGCTCTAGTACTCCTTCAACTTTTCTTAGAGTATTTTGAGTTGTTTGGACAGAAATAGTTGCTCTACCAATACCATCAATTGAAATATTTTGAATAATAGTTAAAATATTCATATCGTGGCTAGCTATAACATCTAAAATTCTTGCAAGTATTCCTGGTTCATCTTTTAAAGCCAAATGAATACTAAATACTTTTTCTTGTCCTCCTTCAAAGAATGGTTTTATATAATCTTTATATTTGTAATATGTACTTCTACTAAGTCCAACTTTTTTGATAGCTTCATATTTTGATAATTTTTCATTTTGTACTAAATCATTTACCAAAAGAACATTTTTTATAGAACTTGGAAGTATTCTTTTATCAACGATAAAATACTCTTTTTTTTCAGAATTTTGAGCTTCTTTTATCTTTGCATCTATACTTTTGTCATCTTTTTTTACTTTTGATTTTTTTGTAACTTTAGTTTCTAAAGAATTTTCTATATTGTCAGAATTTTTTTTAGGTCTTCCTGGTCTAGCCATTTTCTATTACTCCCCCCTTTTTTCATAAGCTCTTAAAGTATTATTTAAAAGCATAGCTATTGTCATTGGTCCTACTCCTCCCGGAACAGGTGTTATGAAAGATGCTAGTTTTGAAACATTTTCAAAATCTACATCTCCACATAATTTTCCATCAACTCTGTTTATCCCTACATCTATAATTATAGCTCCCTCTTTAACCATACTTTCTTTTAAAAATTTTGGTTTTCCAAGGGCAGCGATAATTATATCAGCATTTTTTAAAATATCTTCTATATTTTTTGTTCTACTGTTACAAACTGTAGTAGTAACTCCTCTATTTATTAAAAGTGAAGAGATTGGTTTTCCAACAATATTACTTCTACCTATAACCACACCGTTCATTCCATACAAATCTAAATCTTTTATAGAATCTAAAAGATACATTATCCCTTGTGGAGTACAAGGCACCATTCCATCTTCTTTTCCAAGCATAACTTTTCCAAGATTTTCAGCTTTAAATCCATCAACATCTTTTGAAGTGTCTATTGTATTACAGATTTCATCTTCATTTAGATGTTTTGGAAGTGGTAGTTGGACTAAAATTCCATCTATATTTTTATCATTATTTAAAGCTTGTATATTTTCTAAAAGTTCAGCTTGAGAGATATTTTCATCAAGAAAAATTGCCTTGCTGTAAAATCCAACTTTTTCACAAGCTTTTACTTTTGAATTAACATAGATTTTTGATGCAGGATTATTTCCTACAATGATAACTGCTAATCCTGGAACTCTTTTATTAGAGTTTTTTAAGTTATCAACTTTTTCTTTTATTTTATCTAAAATCTCTTGGGAGCATTTTTTTCCGTCTAGTATATTCATTAGTTACCCCTTTATTTTAAAATATTTCCAACTTTTATGAAGTTTCCATTAAGTAGATCTGCTCCAGAAAGAATTTTTTTACTTTCGGGCTTAGCACTTGTTATGATTAAAGAACCACCAATAACTTTTACAACAGGACCTTTTCCTTTAATCTTATCAACAATCTCTCCGTTTACTCCATTTTCATAAACTTTATCATATTTTTTAACTTCATAAACTTTTAAAAGCTTATCTTCGTCTATTGTCCAAGCACAAGGCACTGGAGAAATACCTCTTACAAAGTTAAAAATTTCCTCTTTAGATTTATTCCAATCTATTTTTAAATCTTCTTTTTTGAATGGTTTTACGAAGGTAGCAAGAGTTTCATCTTGAGGAATACTTTCATTTTCTCCTTTTTCAATTAAGGTAACTGCTTCATCAAGAGCTTCTGCTCCTAAAAATTTAAGTCTATCGTGAAGAGTTTCAAAGTTATCCTCTTCAGTGATAGGAGTTTCTTTTGCTAAAATTATATTTCCAGTATCTAACCCTTCAGCCACATACATTATAGTAACTCCAGATTTTTCATCTCCAGCCATAAGAGCAGCATTTATTGGAGCAGCTCCTCTAAATCTTGGTAAAAGAGATGAGTGAACATTTATAATTCCAAATTTTGGCATGTCGATAATATCTTTTGGAATTATTTTTCCATAAGCTACTACAACGATTAAATCTGGATTTAATTCTTTTATTATATTTTTTGTTTCTTCATCTTTTAATGAATTAGGTTGATAAATAGGAATATTTTTATCAATAGCATATTGTTTTACTGGCAAATATTCTATTTTTTTACCTCTTTTATTTATCTTATCTACTTTAGTAAAAACACCGATAATTTCATGTTTTTTATCTAAAATTTCTAAACATGGTACAGCAAAATCTGGAGTACCCATAAATAGTATTCTCATCTAAAATTCTCCCTTACTTTTTTCCTTTTATATTTTCAACAATCTCTATAAAATCTTTTATATTGTTAAACTCTTTGTAAACAGATACAAATCTAACATAGGCTACTTCATCAAGATTTTTTAATTCCTCCATAACAAGCTCCCCTACATATTTTGTACTTATTTCACTTTCTAAAGAATTTTGTAGTTTTCTTTCGATTTTTAAAACAAACTCTTCTATTGTATCTCTACTGATATTTCTTTTACTAGTTGCAATAGTAAGACCTCTGATTATTTTATTTCTATCAAATTTTTCTCTACTTTTATCTTTTTTGATTACGTAAAGAGCTCTTTCTTCAATCTTTTCATAAGTAGTAAATCTTTTTTTACACTCTAAACATTCTCTTCTTCTTTTGATAGAATTTCCATTTACAAACTCTCTACTATCAACAACTTTTGTATCACTACTATTACAAAACGGACATCTCATACTATCCTACTCCTTTTTTTAACAGCTTTCTTCTTGGGCTATACAATCAATAATGTCTTTAGGAGTTTTGGCATTAAGAAGTTTATTTCTAAATCCTTCGCTTCTTATAAGTCTTGAAATTCTTGCCAAAACTTTTAAATAAATCTGAGTATCTTTCATAGGTGATGCAAAAACAAAAAATATTTTTACTCCTTCTCCGTCCATAGAATCGTAATCAATTTTTTCATTACTAATTCCAAAAGCGATTGTTAATCTTAAAGCATTTTCTGTCTTAGCATGTGGGATTGCAATTCCTCTTCCTATCCCTGTACTTCCTATTTGTTCTCTTTCAAGTAGAGCTTTTTTAATAGTATCTTTGCTTGTTAAATTTGGTGATTTAACCATTAAATCAGCTAACTCATCTAGTATAGCTTCCTTTGTTTTTCCTTTTAGATGAAGATCTATTAATTCTTCTGTCATATAGTCCGTGATTTTAACTATATCTACCATTTCACTCTGCCTCCCAGATATATTTTTTTAAATTTAAGTTTCCTTCTAAATGATAATTAAAATATTTTTCAAAGATTTTTAAAACACTGAAAATATCTTTTGAAGATAATTCCTCACAAAGCAACTCTCTGACATTTCCAGTATAAATCTTTTTAACAATTTTTTCCTCTCTTGGAGTAAGGAAGATAGAATCTTCATATTTTTTTTCTCCAAGAATAGAGTTTACTATGGAAAAATAACTTCCCTCTTCTACTTTAAAACTAACTCCCTCTTCTATCAAAATTTTGTAGATAAAGAAAAGTAGAAGAATATAATTTTTTGTTAAATTTTCCTCTTTGGATAAATATCCAAAACTTTTTAAAGATAAAT is from Fusobacterium perfoetens and encodes:
- a CDS encoding ACT domain-containing protein; this translates as MDAKIKEAQNSEKKEYFIVDKRILPSSIKNVLLVNDLVQNEKLSKYEAIKKVGLSRSTYYKYKDYIKPFFEGGQEKVFSIHLALKDEPGILARILDVIASHDMNILTIIQNISIDGIGRATISVQTTQNTLRKVEGVLELISEIEGVKELRIIGSN
- the fmt gene encoding methionyl-tRNA formyltransferase translates to MRILFMGTPDFAVPCLEILDKKHEIIGVFTKVDKINKRGKKIEYLPVKQYAIDKNIPIYQPNSLKDEETKNIIKELNPDLIVVVAYGKIIPKDIIDMPKFGIINVHSSLLPRFRGAAPINAALMAGDEKSGVTIMYVAEGLDTGNIILAKETPITEEDNFETLHDRLKFLGAEALDEAVTLIEKGENESIPQDETLATFVKPFKKEDLKIDWNKSKEEIFNFVRGISPVPCAWTIDEDKLLKVYEVKKYDKVYENGVNGEIVDKIKGKGPVVKVIGGSLIITSAKPESKKILSGADLLNGNFIKVGNILK
- a CDS encoding tetratricopeptide repeat protein, producing MMKMMNLKKITLLKKKNLLKPIKNSFIFIFSLFILGCSSVEKNSYETIKPEYLIIKGINLKKIGEYSKALALYKEALKKDKKSAILYEEIGETYTKLGDYSNGIKYYKKALKETEYSTDINRNISYIYYLKGDYKNSLKYLNKLYDNELDLESKKLKVFLLIKTNKKEEARNYLKNLENNIQSFDKTYYETYLNFLLKEKDYQELSKVLYNISNKYYSDSNAMTLYFTFKEKISKDLESLEKELKRYIVTQNGNDELYILLATLEQKLKKYKERDSVLRFVSPQGKLDKKYIKLLGEKDE
- the folD gene encoding bifunctional methylenetetrahydrofolate dehydrogenase/methenyltetrahydrofolate cyclohydrolase FolD encodes the protein MNILDGKKCSQEILDKIKEKVDNLKNSNKRVPGLAVIIVGNNPASKIYVNSKVKACEKVGFYSKAIFLDENISQAELLENIQALNNDKNIDGILVQLPLPKHLNEDEICNTIDTSKDVDGFKAENLGKVMLGKEDGMVPCTPQGIMYLLDSIKDLDLYGMNGVVIGRSNIVGKPISSLLINRGVTTTVCNSRTKNIEDILKNADIIIAALGKPKFLKESMVKEGAIIIDVGINRVDGKLCGDVDFENVSKLASFITPVPGGVGPMTIAMLLNNTLRAYEKRGE
- a CDS encoding PTS sugar transporter subunit IIA, giving the protein MVDIVKITDYMTEELIDLHLKGKTKEAILDELADLMVKSPNLTSKDTIKKALLEREQIGSTGIGRGIAIPHAKTENALRLTIAFGISNEKIDYDSMDGEGVKIFFVFASPMKDTQIYLKVLARISRLIRSEGFRNKLLNAKTPKDIIDCIAQEESC
- a CDS encoding DUF502 domain-containing protein, which gives rise to MPRGIRNHFYAGMIVVLPIFLTIFILNWIINLVISLTTNSFLVKIINKFIYYFGFQENEKVVYIVYGVYLLIILLSIVFVGVITKNIVGKKIRKGIDNLICKLPIIKQIYTTMKQIVKLISSQKNPGYKKVIVVEYPRKGIYSIGFLTAEDNFILKDAYGKEFHNIFIPTSPNPTSGMFICVPKEDVKELDMSIEEAIKLIVSGGVITPGVNYDEDDELEENNSTEEKELIEANKK
- a CDS encoding adenine phosphoribosyltransferase, producing the protein MDYKKYITSIKDFPIEGVTFRDITSFIQNGEAFKSAIDEFSNFAKEKGADVIVGPESRGFIFGSPVAYNLGIGFVPVRKPGKLPREVISFDYDLEYGKNTLEIHKDSIKAGQKVVIIDDLLATGGTTQAVIKLIEELGGEVVGICFLIDLKEEFDSTKKFEGYDIFTLMEY
- a CDS encoding RelA/SpoT family protein, which codes for MDYLNGILEEIKKKNLDVDIEKIKLAFSFAEEAHVGQFRQSGDNYILHPVQVAKIIIDMGMDTDSIIAGILHDIVEDTFITIADIKYNFGESVANLVDGVTKLKKLPNGTKQQDESIRKMMLAMSKDIRVIIIKLADRLHNMKTLNFVPEEKQLRVSKETLAIYAPLAHRLGMAKIKSELEDLCFMYIYPEKYVEVRDFVNSKKEERDEYIKDVENIISGLLKKAEIEGNIKGRFKHYYSIYKKVYEKHRSYDDLYDLMGIRIIVKDVTTCYHTLGVIHEQFSPVPGRFKDYIAVPKSNNYQSIHTTIVGPEGKFVEIQIRTEEMDRIAEEGVAAHWSYKEKVKVGKKDKVYSWLRDIIELNKEADSAKDFVTSITGDIIEETIFAFSPRGDILELKTGATPIDFAFAIHSEVGCKCIGAKVNGDIVPLDYKLKSGDRVEIITSKSAKGPGNDWLDIVVTQGAKSKIRKWLKEKKWEENIRLGKDSLEKEIEKLTIPMTLKDLEESPVIKKHMEKHHIPTLDEFYFIMGEKRSKVEIIVDKLRDYQESIREKDIPQKTVIAPTQKSSRKKNDYGIIVEGIDNTLIRFAKCCTPLPGDEIGGYITKLTGIAIHRKDCKNFQNMIEHEPERQINVKWDLDVVNKKLNKYQFKFSIIAEDNKSLVMEIVALIANHKIFLTDINSNTITKNGKKYLKIKVAVEISNKRDYSLLIENIKKIKYVIEIER
- a CDS encoding hemolysin family protein gives rise to the protein MDTYRDLILLVILILLSGFFSAAETALTAFSSIHLEEIAEKSPKKGELLKQWLKKPTEILTGLLLGNNIVNIFSTSLATALITKFLSQRGIESQNQSVLISTLIMTVIILIFGEITPKIIAKSHSTEISKKVILPIYLLTKLTKPFIFVLTMISKLISRIIGIDISDNVMKITEQDIISYVNVGKAEGVIEAEEKNMIESIVTFGDTLAREVMTPRTSVYAVNGDEKVGEIIDQVISYGFSRIPVYNEGIDDIIGILYVKDLLVAVKEGKINSPVKDFIRKAFFIPETKSVLSILEDFKKEHIHMAIAVDEYGGTVGVVTIEDVIEEIFGDIRDEYDSDEKDNIKQISENVYEVDCMIDVEELNKTLNIHLPESDDYDSLGGLILNELNEMAEIGDVINIENVELKVLEIDKIRVSKVLLTKKESEEDICQEE
- the nrdR gene encoding transcriptional regulator NrdR; protein product: MRCPFCNSSDTKVVDSREFVNGNSIKRRRECLECKKRFTTYEKIEERALYVIKKDKSREKFDRNKIIRGLTIATSKRNISRDTIEEFVLKIERKLQNSLESEISTKYVGELVMEELKNLDEVAYVRFVSVYKEFNNIKDFIEIVENIKGKK
- the recO gene encoding DNA repair protein RecO; translation: MTEIIKLEGVIIKKKDINDSDRLLTVFTTTFGKQSIIFKGINKSKRRDKTASDVFSHSKFIVYKKGENFIASSIDSINTFDNIKKDIEKISIGLYICSILNECLNFGERNSKIYDLSLKSFGYLSKEENLTKNYILLLFFIYKILIEEGVSFKVEEGSYFSIVNSILGEKKYEDSIFLTPREEKIVKKIYTGNVRELLCEELSSKDIFSVLKIFEKYFNYHLEGNLNLKKYIWEAE
- the accB gene encoding acetyl-CoA carboxylase biotin carboxyl carrier protein, which gives rise to MENISLELIEELAKKINENSLNEITLEKGDEKITLKKEVKREVINTATYIPQAVNSVAPKTAPTSKKEDKIKGNIIIAPMAGTFYRSPAPGEPHFVQEGDSINKGDTVCIIEAMKMMNDVVSNFSGTVTKILVENGEIVQKGDRLFIVE